The Gadus macrocephalus chromosome 13, ASM3116895v1 genome includes a window with the following:
- the setd5 gene encoding histone-lysine N-methyltransferase SETD5 isoform X1, which produces MSIVIALGVTTPETSYSDMAAGSDPESVEASPAVNEKNYNSHSCGSAQSHGYRGLPYTDHNYGAPPPPTPPASPLSQTIIPRMELNGGVAHGHGFRRRAGTEDHSADSDSSSSEDPESWCRCTLTSDGQLNKCHNCRGVYWRKAPDGQHRKPENISVGESSATESGDEEVSPASVSYTATQHTPTSITLTVNRIKRNKSKKRKKSTEKARGTPKSKKVKAFREGSRKSMRMKNSTTEANVLDENTAEGWETKIRQWTDQYDEAHANQYSADVQTLLESHCGAETKTESVATATAQQSKINTTTTATTHLSVDVDSIDHTEPASNNAVLSSQMQLQLGRVTRVQKHRKTLRASKNMDAGTLIIEYRGKVMLKQQFEVNGHFFKKPYPFVLFYSKFDQVDMCVDARTFGNDARFIRRSCTPNAEVRHVMAEGMLHLCIHALGHITKDAEVTIAFDYEFHSCNYKVDCACHKGNQSCPVQKHNLRPKEDPSCTPSAPSSLTGAETRQRKARKKERGEGHATGATSDEGSQQPEAGELHAASDTEDGLQDEMKQEEAEEGEVDENGLISSSKKAFDSMEKRRRAMGAEDPKEECLDPADGAVNPSTGSTAAVCISTRRATYVMELPQNEPEKAPTSSAPALAAPTKPPPARSSKPRSKSRISRYRSSSSQRARRQRQALAQQAAAAAAAAAAAAATATTDQTAAPEEEGLHGPFNTELSAGECGLGAGHLLDPEVCLNRGTLRYPKTKKYLVTEWLNDKGPTGEKIQPDVPSDGPLRITTDPTVLATTLNMLPGLSHTSYICTAPKHYVRFGSPFNPERHRPRPLQMDGTYGCYKKRWIKQAEDESCSASLEDGSESTSSHQSTSSRSTPNPTSHELLAPFKKRRAKYAAVPLPMQHLSRPLSPITPPLPEDPLHPLMGLPCGPLLLPSSLGYSPIPSLPTSRCNTPLQFENISSPEASPVHRPESISPEPCLRSDADGPQLLFQDLSLPSSSGSPAPASEDFSLPGGPYGNDSQGLPASGGLAPPSCPPSDLAPPPPGRDPAFRTEFNLIYTCSPLNANLATVGNGEQRPSRAEGRFSPPEPSFGGAGIQGPPGEPGCMSPYGESHYSAGDLYSESIYGAGDLGGTSPHTGHQPVKKKAKGQSAWH; this is translated from the exons ATGAGCATAGTAATCGCGCTGGGAGTCACCACACCTGAAACCTCGTACTCCGATATGGCTGCTGGATCCGA CCCTGAGTCAGTGGAAGCAAGTCCTGCGGTGAATGAGAAGAACTACAACAGCCACAGCTGTGGGAGTGCACAGAGCCATGGGTACCGGGGCCTGCCCTATACG GATCACAACTATggcgctccccctcctcccaccccaccCGCCTCCCCGCTCTCCCAAACCATCATTCCCCGCATGGAGCTCAACGGCGGCGTGGCTCACGGCCATGGCTTCCGCCGGCGCGCCGGTACCGAGGACCACTCTGCGGACAGCGACAGCTCGTCCTCTGAGGACCCTGAGAGCTGGTGCCGCTGCACCCTGACCTCCGACGGCCAGCTCAACAAGTGCCACAACTGCAG GGGCGTGTACTGGAGGAAAGCACCCGACGGCCAGCACAGGAAGCCAGAGAATATATCCG TGGGGGAGAGCAGCGCAACGGAGAGCGGAGATGAGGAAGTGTCTCCGGCCAGCGTGTCGTACACGGCCACGCAGCACACGCCGACCAGCATCACGCTCACCGTCAACCGCATCAAGAGGAACAAGtccaagaagaggaagaagagcacCGAGAAGGCTCGCGGGACGCCCAAGAGCAAGAAGGTCAAG gcCTTCAGAGAGGGTTCTAGAAAGTCCATGAGGATGAAG AACTCGACCACAGAGGCCAACGTGTTGGACGAGAACACTGCAGAGGGCTGGGAGACCAAGATCCGCCAGTGGACGGACCAGTACGACGAGGCCCACGCCAACCAGTATAGTGCAGACGTCCAGACGCTTCTCGAGTCGCACTGCGGAGCAGAGACAAAGACGGAGAGCGTTGCCACAGCAACCGCACAACAGTCGAAGATCaacacgacgacgacggcgaCGACCCATCTCAGTGTTGACGTGGACAGCATCGACCACACAGAGCCAGCTAGCAACAACGCAGTGTTGAGCTCCCAGATGCAG CTCCAGCTGGGCCGTGTTACGCGGGTGCAAAAGCACAGGAAGACTTTGAGGGCGTCTAAGAACATGGACGCTGGCACCCTGATCATAGAGTACCGGGGAAAGGTCATGCTCAAACAACAGTTTGAGGTCAACGGGCACTTTTTTAAGAA ACCCTACCCGTTTGTGCTGTTCTACTCCAAGTTCGACCAAGTGGATATGTGTGTGGACGCGCGGACTTTTGGCAACGACGCCCGCTTCATCAGGAGGTCGTGCACGCCTAATGCCGAG GTTCGGCATGTGATGGCAGAAGGAATGCTGCACCTTTGTATACACGCCCTCGGGCACATCACCAAGGATGCCGAAGTCACCATCGCATTCGACTACGAGTTCCACAGCTG CAACTACAAAGTGGACTGCGCCTGCCACAAGGGCAACCAGAGCTGCCCTGTGCAGAAGCACAACCTCCGCCCCAAGGAGGACCCGTCGTGTACCCCCTCTGCCCCTTCTTCACTGACCGGGGCTGAGACCCGACAGCGCAAAGCCCGCAAGAAGGAGCGGGGCGAAGGCCACGCCACAGGGGCTACCTCCGACGAGGGCAGCCAGCAGCCGGAGGCCGGAGAGCTGCATGCAGCCAGCGACACAGAG GACGGGCTCCAGGATGAGATGAAGCaggaagaggcagaggagggAGAAGTGGACGAGAATGGCCTCATCAGCTCCAGCAAAAAG GCGTTTGACAGCATGGAGAAACGACGGCGAGCGATGGGAGCGGAGGACCCTAAGGAGGAGTGTTTGGACCCCGCGGACGGAGCAGTGAACCCCTCTACTGGAAGCACAGCAGCCGTGTGCATCAGCACCCGACGGGCGACCTACGTTATG GAACTGCCCCAAAACGAGCCAGAAAAGGCACCGACATCCTCGGCCCCTGCCCTCGCCGCTCCGACAAAGCCCCCGCCGGCCCGTTCCAGCAAGCCCCGTTCCAAGAGCCGCATCTCGCGGTACCGCTCCAGTTCTTCGCAGCGCGCCCGCCGCCAGAGGCAGGCCCTGGCCCagcaggccgccgccgccgccgccgccgccgctgccgccgccgccaccgccaccacggaCCAGACGGCAGCGCCAGAGGAAGAGGGGCTCCACGGACCGTTCAACACAGAGCTCAGTGCGGGGGAGTGCGGCCTGGGGGCCGGCCATCTCCTGGACCCTGAGGTCTGCCTCAACAGAGGCACCCTGCGCTACCCAAAGACAAAAAAG TACCTGGTGACGGAGTGGCTGAACGACAAAGGACCCACTGGGGAGAAGATCCAGCCGGACGTTCCCTCGGATGGGCCGCTGCGCATCACCACAGACCCCACGGTGCTGGCCACCACCCTCAACATGCTGCCAGGCCTGTCCCACACCTCCTACATCTGCACCGCGCCCAAACACTACGTCCGCTTCGGCTCACCCTTCAACCCGGAGCGCCACCGCCCGCGGCCGCTGCAAATGGATGGCACCTATGGCTGCTACAAGAAG CGCTGGATCAAGCAGGCAGAGGACGAGAGCTGCTCAGCCAGCCTGGAGGACGGCTCGGAGTCCACCTCGTCACACCAAAGCACCAGTAGCAGATCCACGCCCAACCCCACGTCTCACG AGCTCCTGGCCCCCTTTAAGAAGCGCCGGGCCAAGTACGCCGCCGTGCCGCTCCCCATGCAGCACCTGTCCCGCCCGCTGTCGCCAATCACACCGCCGCTGCCCGAGGACCCTCTGCACCCCCTGATGGGTCTGCCCTGTGGCCCACTGCTGCTGCCCAGCAGCCTGGGCTACTCGCCCATCCCCTCGCTGCCAACCAGCCGCTGCAACACGCCCCTGCAGTTTGAG AACATATCGTCCCCAGAGGCCTCTCCCGTACATCGGCCTGAGTCCATATCTCCTGAG CCCTGCTTGCGGAGCGACGCCGACGGACCGCAACTCCTCTTCCAGGACCTCTCGCTGCCCTCCAGCTCCGGCAGCCCCGCGCCCGCCTCAGAGGACTTTTCTCTCCCCGGGGGGCCCTACGGAAACGATTCCCAGGGCCTCCCTGCGTCGGGGGGCCTTGCCCCGCCGTCCTGCCCCCCCTCGGACCTTGCCCCCCCGCCTCCGGGCCGCGACCCGGCGTTCAGGACAGAGTTCAACCTCATATACACGTGCTCCCCGCTCAACGCCAACCTGGCAACGGTGGGGAACGGCGAGCAGCGCCCCTCCCGGGCCGAGGGCCGCTTCTCCCCGCCGGAGCCTTCCTTTGGGGGCGCAGGCATCCAGGGCCCCCCTGGAGAGCCAGGCTGCATGTCCCCCTATGGCGAGTCTCACTACAGTGCTGGGGACCTCTACAGCGAGAGCATCTACGGTGCTGGGGACCTAGGCggcacgtccccccacactgGCCACCAACCAGTAAAGAAGAAGGCAA AGGGCCAATCAGCATGGCATTAG
- the setd5 gene encoding histone-lysine N-methyltransferase SETD5 isoform X2, producing MSIVIALGVTTPETSYSDMAAGSDPESVEASPAVNEKNYNSHSCGSAQSHGYRGLPYTMQQSSVVCCQDHNYGAPPPPTPPASPLSQTIIPRMELNGGVAHGHGFRRRAGTEDHSADSDSSSSEDPESWCRCTLTSDGQLNKCHNCRGVYWRKAPDGQHRKPENISVGESSATESGDEEVSPASVSYTATQHTPTSITLTVNRIKRNKSKKRKKSTEKARGTPKSKKVKAFREGSRKSMRMKNSTTEANVLDENTAEGWETKIRQWTDQYDEAHANQYSADVQTLLESHCGAETKTESVATATAQQSKINTTTTATTHLSVDVDSIDHTEPASNNAVLSSQMQLQLGRVTRVQKHRKTLRASKNMDAGTLIIEYRGKVMLKQQFEVNGHFFKKPYPFVLFYSKFDQVDMCVDARTFGNDARFIRRSCTPNAEVRHVMAEGMLHLCIHALGHITKDAEVTIAFDYEFHSCNYKVDCACHKGNQSCPVQKHNLRPKEDPSCTPSAPSSLTGAETRQRKARKKERGEGHATGATSDEGSQQPEAGELHAASDTEDGLQDEMKQEEAEEGEVDENGLISSSKKAFDSMEKRRRAMGAEDPKEECLDPADGAVNPSTGSTAAVCISTRRATYVMELPQNEPEKAPTSSAPALAAPTKPPPARSSKPRSKSRISRYRSSSSQRARRQRQALAQQAAAAAAAAAAAAATATTDQTAAPEEEGLHGPFNTELSAGECGLGAGHLLDPEVCLNRGTLRYPKTKKYLVTEWLNDKGPTGEKIQPDVPSDGPLRITTDPTVLATTLNMLPGLSHTSYICTAPKHYVRFGSPFNPERHRPRPLQMDGTYGCYKKRWIKQAEDESCSASLEDGSESTSSHQSTSSRSTPNPTSHELLAPFKKRRAKYAAVPLPMQHLSRPLSPITPPLPEDPLHPLMGLPCGPLLLPSSLGYSPIPSLPTSRCNTPLQFENISSPEASPVHRPESISPEPCLRSDADGPQLLFQDLSLPSSSGSPAPASEDFSLPGGPYGNDSQGLPASGGLAPPSCPPSDLAPPPPGRDPAFRTEFNLIYTCSPLNANLATVGNGEQRPSRAEGRFSPPEPSFGGAGIQGPPGEPGCMSPYGESHYSAGDLYSESIYGAGDLGGTSPHTGHQPVKKKRANQHGISLLAGRPGYQAIAVRSQYKPVQNMVSLLEYRKRKQGSGREPDPGSSSSSSLAVVLGNQPGFHYSQDPYHPPPPAHPHHHLQPPASPLSSFSSPAHASSSSTPHVEEVSPPQHSPSHWMVPTSVERLRECQGVLERVLRGGMKVDRILKKTDGDKEADGYEPQGPRGSPSRSPARYSPSVFSQQSCEGQRQMDSPSFHQQSSPSPFSGSYSPSSGQSFYSRLSQDHPPSSYPGHHHPSSWSDPLPPGGALHQQSNSSCSSSHLKASLLSSSSAVGSTTPGSRGSGQAKTDLASQACRLIQQQQGALQAGARLLSSSPSGAPHYPPRHGATPSLAQFQHPPLQGSGVRTQSGSF from the exons ATGAGCATAGTAATCGCGCTGGGAGTCACCACACCTGAAACCTCGTACTCCGATATGGCTGCTGGATCCGA CCCTGAGTCAGTGGAAGCAAGTCCTGCGGTGAATGAGAAGAACTACAACAGCCACAGCTGTGGGAGTGCACAGAGCCATGGGTACCGGGGCCTGCCCTATACG ATGCAACAGTCTTCCGTTGTGTGTTGTCAGGATCACAACTATggcgctccccctcctcccaccccaccCGCCTCCCCGCTCTCCCAAACCATCATTCCCCGCATGGAGCTCAACGGCGGCGTGGCTCACGGCCATGGCTTCCGCCGGCGCGCCGGTACCGAGGACCACTCTGCGGACAGCGACAGCTCGTCCTCTGAGGACCCTGAGAGCTGGTGCCGCTGCACCCTGACCTCCGACGGCCAGCTCAACAAGTGCCACAACTGCAG GGGCGTGTACTGGAGGAAAGCACCCGACGGCCAGCACAGGAAGCCAGAGAATATATCCG TGGGGGAGAGCAGCGCAACGGAGAGCGGAGATGAGGAAGTGTCTCCGGCCAGCGTGTCGTACACGGCCACGCAGCACACGCCGACCAGCATCACGCTCACCGTCAACCGCATCAAGAGGAACAAGtccaagaagaggaagaagagcacCGAGAAGGCTCGCGGGACGCCCAAGAGCAAGAAGGTCAAG gcCTTCAGAGAGGGTTCTAGAAAGTCCATGAGGATGAAG AACTCGACCACAGAGGCCAACGTGTTGGACGAGAACACTGCAGAGGGCTGGGAGACCAAGATCCGCCAGTGGACGGACCAGTACGACGAGGCCCACGCCAACCAGTATAGTGCAGACGTCCAGACGCTTCTCGAGTCGCACTGCGGAGCAGAGACAAAGACGGAGAGCGTTGCCACAGCAACCGCACAACAGTCGAAGATCaacacgacgacgacggcgaCGACCCATCTCAGTGTTGACGTGGACAGCATCGACCACACAGAGCCAGCTAGCAACAACGCAGTGTTGAGCTCCCAGATGCAG CTCCAGCTGGGCCGTGTTACGCGGGTGCAAAAGCACAGGAAGACTTTGAGGGCGTCTAAGAACATGGACGCTGGCACCCTGATCATAGAGTACCGGGGAAAGGTCATGCTCAAACAACAGTTTGAGGTCAACGGGCACTTTTTTAAGAA ACCCTACCCGTTTGTGCTGTTCTACTCCAAGTTCGACCAAGTGGATATGTGTGTGGACGCGCGGACTTTTGGCAACGACGCCCGCTTCATCAGGAGGTCGTGCACGCCTAATGCCGAG GTTCGGCATGTGATGGCAGAAGGAATGCTGCACCTTTGTATACACGCCCTCGGGCACATCACCAAGGATGCCGAAGTCACCATCGCATTCGACTACGAGTTCCACAGCTG CAACTACAAAGTGGACTGCGCCTGCCACAAGGGCAACCAGAGCTGCCCTGTGCAGAAGCACAACCTCCGCCCCAAGGAGGACCCGTCGTGTACCCCCTCTGCCCCTTCTTCACTGACCGGGGCTGAGACCCGACAGCGCAAAGCCCGCAAGAAGGAGCGGGGCGAAGGCCACGCCACAGGGGCTACCTCCGACGAGGGCAGCCAGCAGCCGGAGGCCGGAGAGCTGCATGCAGCCAGCGACACAGAG GACGGGCTCCAGGATGAGATGAAGCaggaagaggcagaggagggAGAAGTGGACGAGAATGGCCTCATCAGCTCCAGCAAAAAG GCGTTTGACAGCATGGAGAAACGACGGCGAGCGATGGGAGCGGAGGACCCTAAGGAGGAGTGTTTGGACCCCGCGGACGGAGCAGTGAACCCCTCTACTGGAAGCACAGCAGCCGTGTGCATCAGCACCCGACGGGCGACCTACGTTATG GAACTGCCCCAAAACGAGCCAGAAAAGGCACCGACATCCTCGGCCCCTGCCCTCGCCGCTCCGACAAAGCCCCCGCCGGCCCGTTCCAGCAAGCCCCGTTCCAAGAGCCGCATCTCGCGGTACCGCTCCAGTTCTTCGCAGCGCGCCCGCCGCCAGAGGCAGGCCCTGGCCCagcaggccgccgccgccgccgccgccgccgctgccgccgccgccaccgccaccacggaCCAGACGGCAGCGCCAGAGGAAGAGGGGCTCCACGGACCGTTCAACACAGAGCTCAGTGCGGGGGAGTGCGGCCTGGGGGCCGGCCATCTCCTGGACCCTGAGGTCTGCCTCAACAGAGGCACCCTGCGCTACCCAAAGACAAAAAAG TACCTGGTGACGGAGTGGCTGAACGACAAAGGACCCACTGGGGAGAAGATCCAGCCGGACGTTCCCTCGGATGGGCCGCTGCGCATCACCACAGACCCCACGGTGCTGGCCACCACCCTCAACATGCTGCCAGGCCTGTCCCACACCTCCTACATCTGCACCGCGCCCAAACACTACGTCCGCTTCGGCTCACCCTTCAACCCGGAGCGCCACCGCCCGCGGCCGCTGCAAATGGATGGCACCTATGGCTGCTACAAGAAG CGCTGGATCAAGCAGGCAGAGGACGAGAGCTGCTCAGCCAGCCTGGAGGACGGCTCGGAGTCCACCTCGTCACACCAAAGCACCAGTAGCAGATCCACGCCCAACCCCACGTCTCACG AGCTCCTGGCCCCCTTTAAGAAGCGCCGGGCCAAGTACGCCGCCGTGCCGCTCCCCATGCAGCACCTGTCCCGCCCGCTGTCGCCAATCACACCGCCGCTGCCCGAGGACCCTCTGCACCCCCTGATGGGTCTGCCCTGTGGCCCACTGCTGCTGCCCAGCAGCCTGGGCTACTCGCCCATCCCCTCGCTGCCAACCAGCCGCTGCAACACGCCCCTGCAGTTTGAG AACATATCGTCCCCAGAGGCCTCTCCCGTACATCGGCCTGAGTCCATATCTCCTGAG CCCTGCTTGCGGAGCGACGCCGACGGACCGCAACTCCTCTTCCAGGACCTCTCGCTGCCCTCCAGCTCCGGCAGCCCCGCGCCCGCCTCAGAGGACTTTTCTCTCCCCGGGGGGCCCTACGGAAACGATTCCCAGGGCCTCCCTGCGTCGGGGGGCCTTGCCCCGCCGTCCTGCCCCCCCTCGGACCTTGCCCCCCCGCCTCCGGGCCGCGACCCGGCGTTCAGGACAGAGTTCAACCTCATATACACGTGCTCCCCGCTCAACGCCAACCTGGCAACGGTGGGGAACGGCGAGCAGCGCCCCTCCCGGGCCGAGGGCCGCTTCTCCCCGCCGGAGCCTTCCTTTGGGGGCGCAGGCATCCAGGGCCCCCCTGGAGAGCCAGGCTGCATGTCCCCCTATGGCGAGTCTCACTACAGTGCTGGGGACCTCTACAGCGAGAGCATCTACGGTGCTGGGGACCTAGGCggcacgtccccccacactgGCCACCAACCAGTAAAGAAGAAG AGGGCCAATCAGCATGGCATTAGTCTGCTGGCAGGAAGGCCCGGTTACCAGGCTATAGCTGTAAGAAGTCAATACAAGCCAGTACAGAATATG GTGTCTCTGCTGGAGTACCGCAAGAGGAAGCAGGGCAGCGGCCGCGAGCCTGACCCGggcagctcctcctcttcctccctggcGGTTGTCCTGGGCAACCAACCTGGTTTCCACTACAGCCAGGATCCCTAtcatcctccgcctcctgcccacccccatcaccacctccagccccccGCGTCCCCGCtgagctccttctcctcccctgcccacgcctcttcctcctccaccccccacgtAGAGGAGGTCAGCCCTCCGCAGCACAGCCCCAGCCACTG GATGGTCCCCACCAGTGTGGAGCGGCTCCGGGAGTGCCAAGGGGTGCTGGAGCGTGTGCTGCGGGGTGGCATGAAGGTGGACCGCATCCTGAAGAAGACCGACGGTGACAAGGAAGCCG ATGGATACGAGCCGCAGGGGCCACGGGGCTCTCCCAGCAGGAGCCCAGCCCGCTACAGTCCCTCCGTGTTCTCCCAGCAG TCGTGTGAGGGCCAGCGGCAGATGGACAGCCCCTCGTTCCACCAGCAGAGCAGCCCCTCGCCCTTCTCCGGCTCCTACAGTCCGTCGTCGGGCCAGAGCTTCTACTCCCGCCTCTCCCAGGACCACCCCCCTTCGTCCTACCCCGggcaccaccacccctcctcgTGGTCGGACCCCCTGCCGCCAGGCGGGGCTCTACACCAGCAGAGcaacagcagctgcagcagcagccacctGAAAGCCAGCCtgctgagcagcagcagcgcggTGGGGTCAACCACCCCGGGTTCCAGGGGCAGTGGGCAGGCAAAAACTGACCTGGCCTCCCAGGCCTGTAGACTTATTCAGcaacagcagggggcgctgcaggCGGGCGCCCGGCtgttgtcgtcgtccccctcagGGGCCCCACACTACCCACCACGCCACGGGGCCACACCCTCCCTCGCCCAGTTCCAGCACCCGCCGCTGCAGGGCTCAGGCGTACGGACCCAGTCTGGaagcttttag